The Tolypothrix sp. NIES-4075 genome segment ACTCACTTATCAAGAAGTAAAAATAGCTTTATTGCGAGAAGGTCAAAAGCGCGAGTTTAGCGAATTAATGCAAGAACTATTAGACGATTGGCTAAAATCGCGTACTTGAATATTTGAATACGCAAAAACCTGAAAATTTGAATGTTTGATTATCTGAGTCGCACTTTTCTTAGGCTAAGGCTGGAAAAGCTGCTACCAAGTTTGCTACTCAACGGCGATTTATGTAGGCTCTACTACCCCCCGATTCGGAAGTTCAAAAGATACGGCTGTGGTTATGGGAGTATCGCGGTCAGATACCGTAGGACCTGACTGTGGAGATGGAGAGAGGAGACGATAGTCAGCTTGGCACAGTTGCCGAGTTAGAGAGCAGCGAACGTAGCCTCGTTGTCTACCATTAAAGTACTTAATCCAAGGATTATCTGGCAGAGCCGCTTCAACTATATCGCTGGCGGTAAAGCTAGAAGTAATTGAGGTGCCTGCAAATTCCGTGCCGACAATATCCGAGTCAGGATTATCGTAGTCCGCTTTTATGTCACTGACCCAGCTAGCATGGCTATCGCCACTAATGACAATCGGATTAGCGGGTTGATTCTGCTTTAGGAAGTTAAGGATTCGCTGCCGAGCAGCAACATAGCCATCCCAAGCATCAAGATTGTATGCTGTCTGTAGTCCTGCCGCCCAATCAACTTGAGTAAAGACAATTTGTTGAGCAATAATATTCCAGCGTGCCGAGGAGTTTTTCAAATTGTGGAACAACCATTTTTCCTGGGGAGTGCCAGTCATGGTGGCATTGGGGTCAAAGGCTTGATCGCAACGCGGTTTAACGCCGTCATTACAAGGCTGGTCGGTACGAAACTGGCGCGTATCAAGTACATCGAACTCAACTAGATCACCAAAGGTTAATTTCCGGTAGAGTTGGATACTTGAACCTTGAGGTTGGGAGAATTCCCGCAGGGGCATGTGTTCGTAGTAAGCTTGGTAAGCTGCGGCTAGACGTTGTACAAACGCTTCAGTGGACTGTAGTTCTGGATCTTGTGGAATTTCACCTGCCCGATTATTATCGACTTCGTGATCGTCGGGGGTAACAATCCAAGGGAAAGCTGCATGAGCGGCTTGCAAGTCAGGGTCACTCTTGTACTGAGCGTAACGGTTACGATAACCTAAAAGCGTTACTGGCTCACCGTTTCCTTCATGCGGTCGAAGAGCATTTTTATTCGACGCTCCCTCATAAATGTAGTCCCCCAAGAAAACCACCACGTCTAAATCTTCCTGTGCCATGTGTTTATAGGCAGCGTAGTACCCTTGCTCATAGTTGCAACAGGAAGCGAAGGCGAAGCGAAACTTATTTAGGCTAGAGCCGCGATTGGGAGCAGTACGAGTCCGCCCGATGGGACTGACTTCGTTACCTACTTTAAACTGATACCAGTAATCTCGCCCCGGTTGTAGCCCTTGAACATCTACGTGGACGGAATGACCCCGTTCGGGAACAGCGATCGCCGTGCCACTTCTGACTACCTTACTCATGCTTTCGTTCGCAGCAATTAGCCACTGAACGAAAACGTTTTGCTCTGGCATTCCGCCCCCGTTCAAAGGGTCAGGAGCTAGCCGCGTCCACAGCACAACACTTCGTGGTAACGGATCGCCAGAAGCAACACCAAGCTTAAAGGGATAATCAGAAAAGCTCGGTATCGCAATGACGCGACGGGAAAATTGCGTTGCTACTGCAAAGCCAGTCATTGCTCCAGCACCGATCAAAAAGCGCCGTCTTCCAGTCGGTGTAGAAAGTAACCGCTTGTAATCGAACCGCTGCATATATTTCCTCCTCCAAAAAAGTTGAGCGAATTGCACGCAAAATCAGGCGATGACAAAATTAATTTTTGACATCATGGTATGTACTTAGCAGTACCTCAGTATCCGATGACAATTAGAGAATTACTTTGTTAGAGTTGTTACTGTGACTAGACTAGCCATAATAATTGCAAAAGCGAAAACAATTCATGGCAGCAGTACTAACCTAAAATATCGAAGCATGGCGGGAGCATCATGCAATTTCCAGAATTGGAAATTGTTTAATCGTTCTACAAACAATCCCTATTTAAAACTGTTAATAAATAAGTTACTTTGCCAATATATTGCATTCAAC includes the following:
- a CDS encoding alkaline phosphatase D family protein, which translates into the protein MQRFDYKRLLSTPTGRRRFLIGAGAMTGFAVATQFSRRVIAIPSFSDYPFKLGVASGDPLPRSVVLWTRLAPDPLNGGGMPEQNVFVQWLIAANESMSKVVRSGTAIAVPERGHSVHVDVQGLQPGRDYWYQFKVGNEVSPIGRTRTAPNRGSSLNKFRFAFASCCNYEQGYYAAYKHMAQEDLDVVVFLGDYIYEGASNKNALRPHEGNGEPVTLLGYRNRYAQYKSDPDLQAAHAAFPWIVTPDDHEVDNNRAGEIPQDPELQSTEAFVQRLAAAYQAYYEHMPLREFSQPQGSSIQLYRKLTFGDLVEFDVLDTRQFRTDQPCNDGVKPRCDQAFDPNATMTGTPQEKWLFHNLKNSSARWNIIAQQIVFTQVDWAAGLQTAYNLDAWDGYVAARQRILNFLKQNQPANPIVISGDSHASWVSDIKADYDNPDSDIVGTEFAGTSITSSFTASDIVEAALPDNPWIKYFNGRQRGYVRCSLTRQLCQADYRLLSPSPQSGPTVSDRDTPITTAVSFELPNRGVVEPT